The Pseudomonas sp. B21-023 genomic interval GTTGCAGGGGTCGGCCCTGCATGTGTTGCTGGCGGCGCTGCATGTCTGCTGCGCCCGGGCCTGGCAGCGTGACGACTGGGTAATCGGCTTGCCAGTGCGCAACCGTGGCAATGCCCGGGCCAAGGCGACGCAAGGGATGTTCGCCCAGGTCAATGCGTTGCGCATGGACTTCGGCAGGACCTTGAGTTTTGCCGATCTGGTGCGGCGCATTGGCGACACCCTGAAGCGCGACCTGCGCCACCAGCGCTTGCCGCTGAGCGAGCTCAACCGTGCGCTGGGCCTGTCCCGCGAGGCCCGTGGGCAGTTGTTCGAGATCACCGTGTCCTACGAGGAAGAGGGTCACGACTTGCGTTACGGCAGCCTCGGCGCACACAGCGTCAAAGTGTGCAACGACCACGAGCCCACCCCGTTGTCGATTTACCTGCGCAGCAATCCGCACAATGGCAAGGCCTGGTTGCACCTGGTGTACAACCAGGCCTGGCTGGCGTCCGAGGAGGTCGAAGTGTTCAGCGCGCGCTTGCTTCATGTACTGGCCCAAGGGCTCGAGCAACCGCAGGCGGGCATCGACAGCTACGACCTGTTGCTTGCCGAGGAACACCAGCGCCTGCGTCGGTGGAACGCCACCGCCCAAGGCCCCGAGGGCCCAGCCTTGGTTCACCGCCGTATCGAGGCCCAGGCCGCAACACGCGCCGAGGCGACGGCCGCCGTGCATCAGGGGCGCAGCCTGAGTTATGGAGAGTTGAACGACCGCGCCAACCAGCTGGCCGCGCAACTGCTGGCCATGGGCGTGCTGCCAGAGCAGCGGGTGGCGGTGCTCGCCCGGCGCGGCCTGGACACCCTGGTCGGCTTGCTCGCGGTGCTCAAGGCTGGCGCGGCCTATGTGCCGGTGGACCCGGCGCACCCGAGCGAGCGCCTGCAGTACCTGATCGATGACTGCGCGCCGAAGGTGGTGCTGACCCTCTCGGGCCTGCGTGACCGCCTGCCGGCCACGAGCGTGCCGGTGATCGAGCTGGACCGCTTGCCATCGGCCAGGGCAGGGCTGGCCAACCCCCAGGTAGCCCAGCTGTCCGGCGCCAACCTGGTCTACGTGATCTACACTTCCGGCTCCACCGGCCAACCCAAGGGCGTGATGGTCGAGCACCGCATGCTGGCCAATCTGGTCGACTGGCACTGCGCCGCCTTTGACCTGCACGCGGGCAGCCATGCCTCCAGCCTGGCCGGCTTCGGCTTCGATGCGATGGCTTGGGAAGTCTGGCCAGCCCTGTGCGCCGGCGCGACGCTGCACCTGGCGCCGGTGGGCGAAGGGGGCGAGGATATCGATGTGCTGTTGCGCTGGTGGCGCGCCCAGCCGTTGCAGGTCAGCTTCCTGCCCACGCCAGTGGCCGAGCACGCCTTCGCCCAGGGCGAGCCACACCCGACCTTGCAGACCTTGCTGGTCGGCGGCGACCGCCTGCGGCGCCTGGCCCGGGAGCGGGGTTGCCGGATCATCAACAACTACGGCCCGACCGAGGCCACGGTGGTCGCCAGCGCTGGCGAGGTGCACCCCGGGCAGGTGCTGCATATCGGCGCGCCGGTGGCCAATGCGCGCCTGTACGTGCTGGATGCCCAGGGGCGACAACTGCCGGTGGGCGCCGTGGGCGAGTTGTACATTGGTGGCGCGGGGGTCGCCCGTGGTTACCTGAACCGCCCCGAGCTCACCGCCGAACGCTTCCTTGACGACCCTTTCGCCCAGCAGCTCGGCGCGCGGATGTACCGCACAGGGGATCTGGTGCGCTGGTTGCCCGAGGGCACCCTGGAGTATCTGGGCCGCAGTGACGATCAGGTGAAGATCCGCGGTGTGCGGGTGGAGCTGGGCGAGATCGAGAGTGCGCTGGCGAACCACGCGGCCGTGCGTGAGGCCGTGGTACTGCTGCGTGACGGGCAGTTGGTGGCCTGGTATGTCGCCGGGCAGGTACTGACCCCGCTGGACCTGCATGAGCACCTGCGCGACCGCTTGCCCGCGGCATTGCTGCCTTCGGCCTATGTGGCGATGGCGGCCTGGCCGCTGACCGCCAATGGCAAGCTCGACCGTCGCGCCTTGCCGGCACCGGACAGCGAAGCCTCGGTGCGGCGTACCCACGAGCCGCCGCAGGGCGAGCTCGAGCAGCGCCTGGCCGCGCTATGGGCCGAGCTGCTGGAGGTAGAGCAGATCGGGCGGCATGATCACTTCTTCGAACTGGGTGGACATTCGCTGCTGGCGGTACGCCTGATCGAGCGCATGCGCCAGGCAGGGCTGCACGCCGATGCCCAGGTGCTGTTCGGCCAGCCGACCCTGGCCAGCCTCGCCGCGTCGCTCGGCAGCGCCCCCGCGCAAGCGGTACCGGCCAACCGCGTGGCGCCGGGTTGCCAGCGCGTCACCCCCGAGATGCTGGCCTTGACCCACCTCGACCAGGCCAGCATCGACCAGATCGTCGGTACGGTTCCGGGCGGCGCGGCCAATGTGCAGGAGATCTACCCCCTGGCGCCGTTGCAGGAAGGGCTGCTGTACCATCACCTCACCGACGAGCGCGATCCCTACCTGCAGCAGGCGCTCTTCGCCTTCGACAGCAGGGCGGCGCTGGAGGCGTTCAACCAGGCCCTGGCCCGGGTCATCGAGCGCCACGACATCCTGCGCACCAGCCTGGCCTGGGAAGGCCTGGCACAGCCCCAGCAGGTGGTGTGGCGCCAGGCTTGGCTGCCATTGAGCGTGCTCGGGCCCGGCCCGGGCGATGCGGCCGCGCGGCTACGCGAACAGGGGCTGCGGCTTGACCTGCGCCAGGCACCGATGATGGCCCTGGCCTGTGTCGAGGACAGCGTGCAGGCACGATGGCTGGGCCTGCTGCATTTCCACCATCTGGTCAACGACGCGGTCTCGGTGCAGGTGCTGCTCGCCGAGCTGGCGACGCTGATGGCAGGCGAAGGCCATGATCTGCCTGCTCCGGTGGCTTACCGCAACTATGTTGCGCTGAGCCGCGATGAGCGCCGGCAGGCCAGCCATGAACGGTACCTGCGCGAGGCCCTGGCCGGGGTGCTGGCGCCGCCCCGGCTGGCCGGCATGGCTGAAGGGCCGCAAGGGGGGGCGCAGGTCGAGACCTGCGCCATCACCGTGCCCGAGGCCCTGGCCGCCACCCTGCGCCAGCGCGCGCGCCAGCACGATGTCGGCCTTGGCAGCCTGATGCACCTGGCCTGGGCGCAGGTACTAGGGGCGCTGGGCGGCCGTGACGAGGTGGTCTTCGGCACCGTGCTGCTGGGCCGGGTGATGGCCGGCGAGGGCGCCGACCGGGCGCTGGGCATGTTCATCAACAGCCTGCCGTTGCGCGTGTCGCTGGCCGGGCGCAGCGTGGCCCAGGCCCTGGCCGGTACCCATAGCCAACTGGCGGCGCTGCTCGGGCACGAGGACGCGCCATTGGTCCTGGCCCAGCGTTGCAGCGGCCTGCCAGCCGGCGTGGCACTGTTCGACAGCCTGCTCAACTATCGGCATGGCGCGGCGCAGACTGTGTCGTTGCCGGGCGTGTCGCTGCTCGAGGCCAGCGAGGTGCACAGCCATGCCCTGGTGCTGACCGTGGACGAGGAGGGCGACACCTTGCGCCTGAGTGTGCGTGCGCCCCGTGAGCTGGGCGCCGAGCGCGTGCTCGGGCATGTGTCGTGCGCGCTGCGGGGCTTGGCCGAGGCGCTGGCCGGCCAAGCCCCGGTGGCGCTCGAATCGCTGTCGACCTTGCCGGAGGATGAACGCCGCTACCTGCTGGAGACCGTCAACGCCACCGAGGTGGCGCTGGACCCTGGATACCCGCATCTGCCAGCCATGTTCGCCGCCCAGGTGAGGCGCGCGCCGGATGCCGTGGCGCTGCAGACCGAGCAGACGCAATTGACCTACCGCGAGCTCGATGCCCAGGCCAATCGCCTGGCGCACCACTTGATAGGCCTCGGCGTGCGGCCCGACACGCGGGTCGCCGTATGCCTCGAGCGTGGCGTGGCGCTGATCGTCGGCCTGCTGGGCGTGCTCAAGGCCGGCGGTGCCTATGTGCCGCTGGATCCTGACTACCCCGACGAGCGCCTGCACTACCTGCTCGCCGACAGCGCACCGCTGGCGCTGCTGGTGCAGGGCGCCACCCGCGGCCTGTTCGATGGCCAGCAAGCACCGTTGGTGGACCTGGACCAGGGCGCCTGGCAGGCGCACAGCGACCAGGAGCCCGCGCTGGCGGAGCTTGGCGGCGGGCACCTGGCCTATGTCATGTATACCTCAGGCACCACCGGCACGCCGAAGGGCGTGATGGTCGAGCACCGCGGGCTGTGCAACCTGATGCGCTGGGGCAGCGACCTGTGCCCGCCGCAGGCCGATGACGCGTTGCTGCAACGGGCGCCGTTCAGCTTCGATGGCTCGGTATGGGAGCTGTTCTGGCCATTGTGCGCGGGGCTGCGCCTGGTACTGGCGCGCCCTGACGGGCACCGTGACCCGGCCTACCTGGTGCAACTGATCCAGGCCCGCCAGGTGACCACCGTAAAGTTCGTGCCGGCCTTGTTGCATGCCTTCCTCGACACCCCGGGCGTAGAGCGCTGCACCAGCCTGCGCGATCTGTTCTGCGGGGGCGGCGAACTGACCCTGGCACTGGCGCAGCGCGTGCGCGAGCGACTGCCCCGGGTGCGCCTGCACAATGTCTATGGCCCCACCGAGGCCACCGTCGACAGCACCGCCTGGACCTTGGAACCGCAGCAGCCACTGCCCGTCGTCGCCCCACCGATCGGGCGGCCAATCGGCAACACCCGCCTGTATGTGCTCGACGCCCATGACCGCCCGGTGCCCATGGGGTGCGCCGGCGAGCTGCACATCGGCGGTATCGGCGTGGCCCGTGGTTACCTGGGCTTGCCGGCACTGCAGGCCGAGCGCTTCATCGCCAGCCCGTTCGTGGCCGGTGACCGGCTGTATCGCACCGGCGACCTGGTGCGTTACCGCGCCGATGGCGAACTGGAGTTCCTTGGGCGCAACGATTTCCAGGTCAAGCTCAATGGCCTGCGTATCGAGCCAGGCGAGATCGAGGCTCTGCTGGCGAGCCACCCGGCCCTTGGCCAGGCCGTGGTGCTGGTGCGCGAGGATCGCCTGGTGGCCTATGCCAGTTGCCGCGATAACCACGACGCGCCAACACCTGAGGCGTTGCGTGGCTACCTGCTGGCGCGCCTGCCGGCCTACATGGTGCCGTCGGCCTACGTGCTGCTGGCCGAGCTGCCGCTGAGCGCCAATGGCAAGGTCGATCGCAACGCCTTGCCGGTGCCAGGCGCTGCGGCGGTGATCAGCCGGGCCTACCAGGCACCGCGTGATGAGCTGGAGCAGGCCTTGGCGCAGATCTGGACCGAAGTGCTGAAGATCGAGCAGGTCGGTCGCGACGACAACTTCTTCGAGCTGGGCGGGCATTCACTGCTGGCGGTCAGCCTGGTGGCACGCATGCGCCAGGCCGGCTTGCACGCCGATGCGCGGTTGCTGTTCAGCCAGCCGACCTTGGCGGGCCTCGCGGCCAATACCCGCCGCGAGCAGGTACAGGTGGAGATCGCTCAGACCACCATCCCGGCGCTCAAGGGCAGGCGGCGGATCTGATGGAGCGGCGTGACGAGCACTGCCTGGGGGCGGGCTACCGCGGCGAGATGCGATAGACGCAGCGCCGGTCCCCCGAG includes:
- a CDS encoding non-ribosomal peptide synthetase, which translates into the protein MSAADTFPLTCAQRDIWLDQISHGDSPLYNVGGYVELDGRVDCGLLSQALDHLVRVHDGLRTVLVRHAGGDGLARQRFARDVRVALDEHDLRDHSAPFEAAQGLIKTLLQQRFALERGPLVRMALLHLSECRSLLVLQGHHLIFDGWGLEQFVYQLGQYYGWLEQGLALPDSAPSYQAFIEDDLAYQGSARQQRDLAYWLDKYRTLPDALLRPRDQGLPATATPSNALECSFDTRLLTRMHQLAAELQGSALHVLLAALHVCCARAWQRDDWVIGLPVRNRGNARAKATQGMFAQVNALRMDFGRTLSFADLVRRIGDTLKRDLRHQRLPLSELNRALGLSREARGQLFEITVSYEEEGHDLRYGSLGAHSVKVCNDHEPTPLSIYLRSNPHNGKAWLHLVYNQAWLASEEVEVFSARLLHVLAQGLEQPQAGIDSYDLLLAEEHQRLRRWNATAQGPEGPALVHRRIEAQAATRAEATAAVHQGRSLSYGELNDRANQLAAQLLAMGVLPEQRVAVLARRGLDTLVGLLAVLKAGAAYVPVDPAHPSERLQYLIDDCAPKVVLTLSGLRDRLPATSVPVIELDRLPSARAGLANPQVAQLSGANLVYVIYTSGSTGQPKGVMVEHRMLANLVDWHCAAFDLHAGSHASSLAGFGFDAMAWEVWPALCAGATLHLAPVGEGGEDIDVLLRWWRAQPLQVSFLPTPVAEHAFAQGEPHPTLQTLLVGGDRLRRLARERGCRIINNYGPTEATVVASAGEVHPGQVLHIGAPVANARLYVLDAQGRQLPVGAVGELYIGGAGVARGYLNRPELTAERFLDDPFAQQLGARMYRTGDLVRWLPEGTLEYLGRSDDQVKIRGVRVELGEIESALANHAAVREAVVLLRDGQLVAWYVAGQVLTPLDLHEHLRDRLPAALLPSAYVAMAAWPLTANGKLDRRALPAPDSEASVRRTHEPPQGELEQRLAALWAELLEVEQIGRHDHFFELGGHSLLAVRLIERMRQAGLHADAQVLFGQPTLASLAASLGSAPAQAVPANRVAPGCQRVTPEMLALTHLDQASIDQIVGTVPGGAANVQEIYPLAPLQEGLLYHHLTDERDPYLQQALFAFDSRAALEAFNQALARVIERHDILRTSLAWEGLAQPQQVVWRQAWLPLSVLGPGPGDAAARLREQGLRLDLRQAPMMALACVEDSVQARWLGLLHFHHLVNDAVSVQVLLAELATLMAGEGHDLPAPVAYRNYVALSRDERRQASHERYLREALAGVLAPPRLAGMAEGPQGGAQVETCAITVPEALAATLRQRARQHDVGLGSLMHLAWAQVLGALGGRDEVVFGTVLLGRVMAGEGADRALGMFINSLPLRVSLAGRSVAQALAGTHSQLAALLGHEDAPLVLAQRCSGLPAGVALFDSLLNYRHGAAQTVSLPGVSLLEASEVHSHALVLTVDEEGDTLRLSVRAPRELGAERVLGHVSCALRGLAEALAGQAPVALESLSTLPEDERRYLLETVNATEVALDPGYPHLPAMFAAQVRRAPDAVALQTEQTQLTYRELDAQANRLAHHLIGLGVRPDTRVAVCLERGVALIVGLLGVLKAGGAYVPLDPDYPDERLHYLLADSAPLALLVQGATRGLFDGQQAPLVDLDQGAWQAHSDQEPALAELGGGHLAYVMYTSGTTGTPKGVMVEHRGLCNLMRWGSDLCPPQADDALLQRAPFSFDGSVWELFWPLCAGLRLVLARPDGHRDPAYLVQLIQARQVTTVKFVPALLHAFLDTPGVERCTSLRDLFCGGGELTLALAQRVRERLPRVRLHNVYGPTEATVDSTAWTLEPQQPLPVVAPPIGRPIGNTRLYVLDAHDRPVPMGCAGELHIGGIGVARGYLGLPALQAERFIASPFVAGDRLYRTGDLVRYRADGELEFLGRNDFQVKLNGLRIEPGEIEALLASHPALGQAVVLVREDRLVAYASCRDNHDAPTPEALRGYLLARLPAYMVPSAYVLLAELPLSANGKVDRNALPVPGAAAVISRAYQAPRDELEQALAQIWTEVLKIEQVGRDDNFFELGGHSLLAVSLVARMRQAGLHADARLLFSQPTLAGLAANTRREQVQVEIAQTTIPALKGRRRI